The Streptomyces sp. NBC_01689 genome includes a window with the following:
- a CDS encoding helix-turn-helix domain-containing protein: MAAQREIFAWRPRIPGVVEVFHAHYTEYAYPMHVHEAWTLLIVDDGAVRYDLDRHEHGTPHDTVSLLPPHVPHNGSPVTEDGFRKRVLYLDLSRLDESLIGPAVDGPDLRDPLLRRRVGQLHTALTHPGDELEAESRLTLVAERLRGHLRPRAAEETRPDPTLADRLRELLDARLVDGVSLDEAARLLHAHPAHLVRAFSGAFGIAPHQYLMSRRVDRARRLLLDGGRPAEVAATAGFYDQSHLTRQFKRLVGVAPGHYRGGTRPRPGPSAR, from the coding sequence ATGGCGGCCCAGCGGGAGATCTTCGCGTGGCGCCCGCGGATCCCGGGCGTCGTGGAGGTCTTCCACGCCCACTACACCGAGTACGCGTACCCGATGCACGTCCACGAGGCCTGGACGCTGCTGATCGTCGACGACGGCGCCGTACGCTACGACCTCGACCGGCACGAGCACGGAACCCCGCACGACACGGTCTCGCTGCTGCCGCCGCACGTCCCCCACAACGGTTCGCCGGTCACCGAGGACGGATTCCGCAAGCGCGTCCTCTATCTCGACCTGAGCCGGCTCGACGAGAGCCTCATCGGGCCCGCGGTGGACGGTCCCGATCTGCGCGACCCGCTGCTGCGCCGGCGCGTCGGCCAGCTGCACACCGCGCTCACACACCCCGGTGACGAGCTGGAGGCCGAGAGCAGGCTGACGCTGGTCGCCGAGCGGCTGCGCGGCCATCTGCGGCCGCGCGCCGCCGAGGAGACCCGCCCCGACCCCACCCTCGCCGACCGGCTGCGCGAGCTGCTGGACGCACGGCTCGTCGACGGCGTCTCCCTCGACGAGGCCGCCCGGCTCCTGCACGCCCATCCCGCCCATCTCGTCCGGGCGTTCAGCGGTGCCTTCGGGATCGCGCCGCACCAGTACCTGATGTCGCGGCGCGTGGACCGCGCCCGCCGGCTGCTCCTGGACGGCGGCAGACCGGCCGAGGTGGCGGCCACGGCCGGTTTCTACGACCAGTCCCACCTCACCCGCCAGTTCAAGCGGCTGGTCGGGGTCGCCCCGGGCCACTACCGCGGCGGAACACGCCCACGGCCGGGCCCGTCGGCCCGATGA
- a CDS encoding DUF2000 domain-containing protein: protein MQTTYKTGPYGGRQSRSMSTSDNEPIRFDTKIAVLLRDDLEPWQRLNVTAFLVSGLGATLPEVVGEPYADADGIPYLPMFRQPVMIFEGGKETLAAAHGRALVRALPRAVFTSDLFATGNDRDNRAAVRAVPTAALDLVGLAVYGPRNGVDKVFKGARMHP from the coding sequence ATGCAAACAACGTACAAGACGGGGCCGTACGGCGGTCGGCAGTCTCGGTCCATGAGCACATCGGACAACGAGCCCATCCGTTTCGACACCAAGATCGCCGTGCTGCTGAGGGACGACCTGGAGCCCTGGCAGCGGCTCAACGTGACCGCCTTCCTGGTCAGTGGCCTCGGCGCGACCCTTCCCGAGGTGGTCGGCGAGCCCTACGCCGACGCGGACGGCATCCCGTACCTGCCCATGTTCCGCCAGCCGGTCATGATCTTCGAGGGTGGCAAGGAGACGCTGGCCGCGGCGCACGGACGCGCGCTGGTCCGGGCGCTGCCGCGGGCGGTCTTCACGTCCGACCTGTTCGCCACCGGCAACGACCGGGACAACCGGGCGGCGGTACGGGCCGTGCCGACCGCGGCACTGGATCTGGTCGGACTCGCCGTGTACGGGCCGCGGAACGGGGTGGACAAGGTGTTCAAGGGGGCGCGGATGCATCCCTGA
- a CDS encoding MDR family MFS transporter: MPLAVMRRAVRETVSGLPREFWWLWTSTLVNRLGAFVATFMALYLTLDRGYSASYAGLVASLHGLGGVVSSLGAGVMTDRLGRRPTLLIAQTSTAASVALLGFMHDPVSIAAVAFLVGMASNASRPAVQAMMADIVRPEDRVRAFSLNYWAINLGFAVSSMAAGFIAEFSYLAGFLIEAGMTLVCALVVFAKLPESRPVRTAKEKADEAGLGTVLRDRRFMSVVGLSFLVALVFQQGSVGLPVAMGRAGFTPADYGLAIAVNGVLIVALQIPVTRFIQHRDPRRLLVISSLLAGYGFGLTAFAGSVGVFALTVCVWTLAEIVNAPTQTGLVVQLSPTHGRGRYQGMYTLSWSLAALVAPLMSGVVIDRLGAEWLWGLCAVVGTAAGLGYALLMSRVPAEEPAVQVPAVPAAPAVPAAQMPAVPVVAAPVASAASATPAAPLRDASPAKVPGTKVAGTKVSGARTGPGTAEETAVEA, from the coding sequence ATGCCACTAGCCGTGATGAGACGTGCCGTCCGAGAGACCGTCTCAGGGCTGCCCCGTGAGTTCTGGTGGCTGTGGACCAGCACCCTGGTCAACCGGCTCGGCGCCTTCGTGGCCACCTTCATGGCCCTGTACCTGACGCTCGACCGCGGCTACTCCGCCTCGTACGCCGGTCTCGTGGCGTCCCTGCACGGCCTCGGCGGCGTCGTCTCCTCGCTCGGCGCGGGGGTGATGACCGACCGGCTCGGGCGGCGGCCCACCCTGCTCATCGCGCAGACCTCGACGGCGGCCTCCGTCGCGCTGCTCGGCTTCATGCACGACCCGGTGAGCATCGCCGCCGTCGCCTTCCTCGTCGGCATGGCGAGCAACGCCTCGCGGCCCGCCGTGCAGGCGATGATGGCCGACATCGTGCGGCCCGAGGACCGGGTCCGGGCGTTCTCCCTCAACTACTGGGCGATCAACCTCGGGTTCGCGGTCTCCTCGATGGCCGCCGGGTTCATCGCCGAGTTCAGCTACCTCGCCGGCTTCCTCATCGAGGCCGGCATGACGCTGGTCTGCGCGCTGGTCGTGTTCGCGAAGCTGCCGGAGTCCCGGCCGGTCCGCACCGCCAAGGAGAAGGCCGACGAGGCCGGGCTCGGGACCGTGCTGCGCGACCGCCGCTTCATGAGCGTCGTCGGGCTGTCCTTCCTGGTCGCCCTCGTCTTCCAGCAGGGGTCCGTGGGGCTGCCCGTCGCGATGGGCCGGGCCGGGTTCACCCCGGCCGACTACGGTCTGGCCATCGCCGTGAACGGTGTCCTCATCGTCGCCCTGCAGATCCCGGTCACCCGCTTCATCCAGCACCGGGACCCGCGGCGGCTGCTCGTGATCTCCTCACTGCTCGCCGGGTACGGGTTCGGGCTCACCGCCTTCGCCGGCTCGGTCGGCGTCTTCGCGCTCACCGTGTGCGTGTGGACCCTGGCGGAGATCGTCAACGCGCCGACGCAGACCGGGCTGGTCGTCCAGCTCTCCCCCACCCACGGCCGCGGCCGGTACCAGGGCATGTACACCCTCTCCTGGTCGCTCGCCGCGCTCGTCGCGCCCCTGATGTCCGGCGTCGTCATCGACCGGCTCGGCGCGGAGTGGCTGTGGGGGCTGTGCGCGGTGGTGGGCACGGCCGCGGGCCTCGGCTACGCGTTGCTGATGAGCCGCGTCCCGGCGGAGGAGCCCGCGGTCCAGGTGCCCGCGGTACCGGCGGCACCGGCCGTGCCCGCAGCGCAGATGCCCGCCGTACCGGTGGTGGCGGCACCGGTGGCATCGGCCGCTTCGGCGACACCGGCGGCACCTCTGAGGGACGCTTCCCCGGCGAAGGTTCCCGGGACGAAGGTCGCCGGGACGAAGGTGTCCGGTGCGAGGACGGGACCGGGCACGGCCGAGGAGACCGCGGTGGAGGCCTGA
- a CDS encoding phosphoglyceromutase, with protein sequence MADAPYKLILLRHGESEWNAKNLFTGWVDVNLNEKGEKEAVRGGELLKDAGLLPDVVHTSLQKRAIRTAQLALEAADRHWIPVHRSWRLNERHYGALQGKDKAQTLAEFGEEQFMLWRRSYDTPPPPLARDAEYSQFDDARYAALPPELRPQTECLKDVVVRMLPYWFDGIVPDLLTGRTVLVAAHGNSLRALVKHLDGISDADIAGLNIPTGIPLSYELDADFKPLNPGGTYLDPDAAAAAIEAVKNQGKKK encoded by the coding sequence ATGGCCGACGCACCGTACAAGCTGATCCTCCTCCGCCACGGCGAGAGCGAATGGAACGCGAAGAACCTGTTCACCGGTTGGGTGGACGTCAACCTCAACGAGAAGGGCGAGAAGGAGGCAGTCCGCGGCGGTGAGCTGCTCAAGGACGCCGGCCTGCTGCCCGACGTGGTCCACACCTCGCTCCAGAAGCGCGCGATCCGCACCGCGCAGCTGGCGCTGGAGGCGGCCGACCGCCACTGGATCCCGGTCCACCGCTCCTGGCGCCTGAACGAGCGGCACTACGGCGCGCTCCAGGGCAAGGACAAGGCCCAGACCCTCGCCGAGTTCGGCGAGGAGCAGTTCATGCTGTGGCGCCGCTCGTACGACACCCCGCCGCCGCCGCTCGCCCGCGACGCCGAGTACTCCCAGTTCGACGACGCGCGCTACGCGGCGCTCCCGCCGGAGCTGCGCCCCCAGACGGAGTGCCTCAAGGATGTCGTCGTCCGCATGCTGCCGTACTGGTTCGACGGCATCGTCCCCGACCTGCTGACCGGCCGTACGGTCCTGGTCGCGGCCCACGGCAACTCGCTGCGCGCCCTCGTCAAGCACCTCGACGGCATCTCCGACGCCGACATCGCGGGCCTGAACATCCCCACCGGCATCCCCCTCTCCTACGAGCTGGACGCCGACTTCAAGCCCCTCAACCCGGGCGGCACCTACCTCGACCCGGACGCGGCCGCGGCGGCGATCGAGGCGGTCAAGAACCAGGGAAAGAAGAAGTAA